DNA from Colletotrichum higginsianum IMI 349063 chromosome 7 map unlocalized unitig_7, whole genome shotgun sequence:
CCGACCAAGAAGGAGAACACAACAAGAACGTTGTCTTTATGCTTCAGGGCAAGCTGACAGATGTCTCGGCCAACTTCAAGGATGTGCTGGAGGAGCGAACCAAGAATATCCAGgcttcgaggtcgaggacagACAATGTGCGCTCGCATTTCACCTCCTTTAAAAGAAAAAGAGCGTTGCACTGACACAGTGGTTCGTTGCAGTTCATCTCCAGTGTTTCCCAACACACGCAACCGCCATTGCAGCAatcggcctcgcccttgtACGGAACACCCCAAAGAGGGACGCCGTCACCAGGCGCCGACCTGTTGTCGTTGAATCCTCCAGGGGACCAGCAGCTTCTGCTGATGGAAGAGGCACAACCGCAAAACACGTATATCCAAGAGAGAGGTGCAGCTATTGAAAGCATCGAATCCACGATTGCCGAGTTGGGATCTGTAAGTTATGGCGGCTCATCATTCCCCTCTCATACACATTGGGCTGACAGAGATGTGTGTAGATCTTCGGACAGCTGGCAACCATGGTTTCGGAACAAAGCGAGATGATCCAGCGAATCGACGCAAACACGGAGGATGTTGTCGACAACGTGCAAGGTGCACAAAGAGGTGAGTGGTTAAATGAACGCCGGGCGATGGAATCGTGTCTAATTGGTTGGTTGCAGAATTGCTCAAGTACTGGGGCCGTGTCTCGAGCAACAGATGGCTCATCGCCGTAAGTTGTCAATTGTGTCGTCGCGTGCCTACGCTCGTGTGTGACTCGTTCGGTACGCACGTTGACTGACAAGTTGGATAGAAAATGTTCGGTGTGCTCATGATATTCTTTCTGTACGTTACCCACCAACCTCGCCCCACGATCGGAAAGTATGTTACTGACCAGCTGCACAGGCTTTGGGTCCTGATTGCCGGCTAGAACGAATTGAGATTCGCCGTAGCTACCACCACAGGCATGACGGGCGGCTGCTCTGTAAGCCGAGCTCAAGATGGAGAAGGGCGTTGGTTTTTTGTAATACCAGTATTATCTGACTGTACTATGACGTTGAGGCCGAGAAGTGGGCGTGGTATAGCTATAGAGCATGTTTCTTGCACACTAGATCTATTAATCACTAAAGAGGCTAACTTCGGCGAATCTCCAGCTCTGTTCCGGGTTCTGAGGCATGCCAGAGTGTTTATGTGAGTACTGGTGGGGGTGgatccctccccccaagaGTGGAGAGCCAGAGAGAAAAGGAGCAAGGAAGCGAGACCGTCGCAGCAGAGAGAGGTACATGGTACTTGCCCGGCGCCCAGGCcagcctcgcctcgcctcccccctctcgacAAGAGGGCCTCGGGGTTGGTCCCGGGGACTTTGCCCGTACTGGAACGTCGCCCAGCCTCTATTCAAAATACTCGCAACTTTCCACAACTCAAGGCCCCCTCCCTCCTAGGCATTTTCTCTCATGACTCGGCCCAACAACGCCCGAGAGCTGTTCCGATGACCAGAGAATTATCCATGAATGGAACCCTTCAACAGTCTGGCCCaccgagggggagggggtgtgcCCTCTTTTTCTCCGTACGCTATACCAATTCACATCGTTAAAATGACAAACTGGGGAAATCCACACGAAAGAGGGACAGCCCGCCGGGCAAGCCTGGGAAGCTGAGGCCGAGGGTATGATGCATAGGTACAGTGCAGTATGCGATACCAAGTATGACTGACAAAGGCAACCTGGAGGGGTTTGGGCATGGATTCGCGACAATCGTCGAGCATTTACCCGACCAGGGATCTCGAGACGCAATGAATACTGATAGCCCTTttattctttctttttttcctgtCGTCGGTATATATACCGAGGTCACTCGCCCTCTTCACATATTACCCCGAGTGACGTTTGCCCTTACTCTCCATCACCTCTGCCACTACCGACTTTTGTGTTGCTGAGTTGTATGCTTTCGCTCCTAAGGACACTCTCTTACAGCAAACTACCCCGCCCCCGCCTTTCACTCTCAGAATATACGCGGCGACATCTTCGAACTCCGACGACACACTCTAGAACCTCCAAGATGGCCTCTCAGACTTTCAAGCTAAACTCGGGATACGAGATCCCTGCCGTTGCTCTTGGTACGCTCCCTTTCTCTGCTTCTCACACCAAGGCACGAGTCTCACGCAGCTCTCGTCTCCCATAGGCACCTGGCAGTCCGCCCCCGGCGAGGTTAAAGACGCCGTATCCTACGCCATCAAGATCGGCTACAAAGCCATCGATGGCGCCTACTGCTACGccaacgaggacgaggtcggcgagggtctCAAGCAGGCCTTTGCCGACGGTGTTAAGCGCGAGgacatcttcgtcgtcactAAGCTGTGGGCCACTTACACAATCGGCGATGATaaggtcaaggagggccTGGAGAAGAGCTTGAAGAGCTTGGGTCTCGACTACGTCGACCTTTTCCTTGTTGTACGTTgccgccttctcggccggccATTCTACCCGATGGCCATGACTTTGAGAGACAAGCCCAAGCTCATGACCCCAAACAGCACTGGCCCGTCGCCATGAACCCCAACGGAAACCACGACAGATTCCCCACCAAGCCTGACGGCTCCCGCGACATCATCCACAGCCACTCCCATGTCGACACCTGGAAAtcggtcgagaagctcctcgaCACAGGCAAGGTCC
Protein-coding regions in this window:
- a CDS encoding Aldo/keto reductase — encoded protein: MLSLLRTLSYSKLPRPRLSLSEYTRRHLRTPTTHSRTSKMASQTFKLNSGYEIPAVALGTWQSAPGEVKDAVSYAIKIGYKAIDGAYCYANEDEVGEGLKQAFADGVKREDIFVVTKLWATYTIGDDKVKEGLEKSLKSLGLDYVDLFLVHWPVAMNPNGNHDRFPTKPDGSRDIIHSHSHVDTWKSVEKLLDTGKVRSIGVCNYSVKYLEELLPQAKVVPAVNQIENHPSLPQQEIVDYCKDKGIHIMAYSPLGSTGGPLLTADPVVKIAEKRGVTPSTVLLSYHVARGSTVIAKSVTPARIKANLEIVKLDDEDLKELRAYSDDLTAKKELKRYVYPPFGIDFGFPDKS
- a CDS encoding SNARE domain-containing protein; the encoded protein is MAVASIQDRTAEFKSVLAQAQRRHSSNKVGAQRRSLLSDSQKAAADGDSRPRRSDFARQAAHIGRGISATMGKLEKLATLARRRTLFDDRPVEINELTYIIKQDLSALNQQIGNLQVLTKQQHPKADQEGEHNKNVVFMLQGKLTDVSANFKDVLEERTKNIQASRSRTDNFISSVSQHTQPPLQQSASPLYGTPQRGTPSPGADLLSLNPPGDQQLLLMEEAQPQNTYIQERGAAIESIESTIAELGSIFGQLATMVSEQSEMIQRIDANTEDVVDNVQGAQRELLKYWGRVSSNRWLIAKMFGVLMIFFLLWVLIAG